One stretch of Arachis duranensis cultivar V14167 chromosome 1, aradu.V14167.gnm2.J7QH, whole genome shotgun sequence DNA includes these proteins:
- the LOC107474590 gene encoding LOW QUALITY PROTEIN: transcription initiation factor TFIID subunit 15b (The sequence of the model RefSeq protein was modified relative to this genomic sequence to represent the inferred CDS: deleted 1 base in 1 codon; substituted 1 base at 1 genomic stop codon), which translates to MSGAYGQEGGGGSAPLSYGATGGYGASGGYGGGGNYGGGGYGGGGSGGGGYGGGGDGGGGYGGKGSGGGGDMXXXGYGSGGGDGGGYGGRSGGYGGNDGGGYGGRGGGGGGYGGRGGGGGYGGRGGGGGYQGGGDRGGRGGGRGGRGGGGSGRDGDWRCPNPRFVIYQFFTNSLKFQXLNYGGRGNDYTGGRGSNNDGRGGGGSRGGSYGGNQGREDGGYGQVPPPAAQTYGGSTGGNYPPSYNSYDGNSNYGTDAGPPPTSYTGGPTSYPPSYGGNTGGYGGDNVTDARGGGRSGPPGGYDSGYNAGAGGGGRGGYGGAPAEPAAPVKQCDENCDDTCDNSRIYISNLPPDVTTEELRELFGGIGQVGRIKQKRGYKDQWPWNIKIYTDENGNNKGDACLAYEDPSAAHSAGGFYNNYDLRGYKISVAMAEKSAPRPAYNHGGNRGGYGGDRRRDNYRDNSGPDRREHYGGNRSRPY; encoded by the exons ATGTCTGGAGCGTACGGTCAAGAAGGCGGCGGCGGCTCTGCGCCACTGTCCTATGGAGCTACAGGAGGCTACGGTGCTTCCGGTGGTTATGGAGGCGGTGGTAATTATGGAGGTGGAGGCTATGGAGGAGGCGGCTCCGGTGGAGGGGGTTATGGTGGAGGTGGTGATGGCGGAGGGGGATACGGAGGGAAAGGCAGCGGTGGAGGGGGT GATATGNNNNNNNGTGGATATGGCAGTGGAGGTGGCGATGGTGGTGGCTATGGTGGAAGGAGCGGAGGATATGGTGGAAACGATGGCGGAGGTTATGGTGGAAGGGGAGGCGGCGGTGGTGGTTATGGTGGTCGGGGAGGAGGTGGAGGCTATGGTGGTCGAG GAGGTGGTGGTGGATATCAAGGTGGTGGAGATCGTGGCGGACGAGGTGGCGGTCGTGGTGGCCGCGGTGGCGGTGGTAGTGGCAGAGACGGAGATTGGCGTTGCCCTAACCCAAGGTTTGTGATCTATCAATTCTTTACCAATTCTTTAAAATTCCAGTAACTCAACT ATGGAGGCAGGGGTAATGACTATACTGGTGGGCGGGGTAGTAATAATGATGGTAGAGGTGGAGGTGGCAGTAGAggtggttcatatggtggtaaTCAGGGGAGAGAGGACGGTGGCTATGGTCAAGTTCCCCCTCCTGCAGCCCAAACTTATGGTGGTTCTACTGGTGGTAACTACCCACCCTCCTATAATTCTTACGATGGAAATTCAAATTATGGAACAGATGCTGGTCCCCCACCTACAAGCTATACTGGTGGACCTACTTCATATCCTCCATCTTATGGAGGTAACACGGGTGGTTATGGTGGCGATAATGTAACCGATGCACGTGGGGGTGGTAGAAGTGGGCCCCCAGGAGGATATGACAGTGGTTATAATGCTGGCGCTGGCGGTGGTGGTCGAGGTGGGTATGGTGGTGCTCCTGCTGAGCCTGCAGCTCCGGTGAAGcagtgtgatgagaattgtgaTGATACCTGTGACAACTCTAGAATCTACATTTCCAACCTACCACCAGATGTGACTACCGAAGAATTGAGAGAACTTTTTGGAGGCATTGGTCAA GTTGGTAGAATAAAGCAGAAGAGGGGTTATAAGGATCAGTGGCCCtggaatataaaaatatacactGATGAGAATGGGaataacaagggtgatgcctgcCTTGCTTATGAAGATCCCTCTGCAGCACACTCAGCCGGCGGTTTCTACAATA ATTACGATTTGAGGGGTTATAAAATCAGTGTTGCAATGGCAGAAAAATCTGCACCACGGCCTGCATATAATCATGG GGGCAATAGAGGTGGCTATGGTGGAGATAGGCGCAGAGACAATTATAGAGATAATTCTGGGCCTGATAGGCGTGAGCATTATGGTGGGAACCGGTCACGACCCTACTGA
- the LOC110274679 gene encoding protein DOUBLE-STRAND BREAK FORMATION has protein sequence MAEHALNRGSDIKLPCFSDSTLLFLGSLLVSKDVKSLIEVRSDVTQLLRSESISVLLSISDKTVHEKLLVLEFFVRAFALVGDHESCLALRYEALVMRETKSSKYQWLRVTPLEWLRFVEDALNNGFHSVAEKACENALSYHGNNDVLKPGPDAFTENLNAISEITRLRNRAMTLVASRSVQVQAEEYLRRKTSEQKMSGLSYKEERCPASTAFRNGIKRQNLRRLYQHQSLLKINDELDGSHLNLRLVIANKTC, from the exons ATGGCAGAACATGCCTTAAATCGTGGTTCTGACATCAAGCTTCCATG TTTCAGCGACTCGACACTTCTATTCCTTGGATCGCTTTTGGTCTCCAAGGATGTGAAATCGCTGATCGAAGTCCGTTCTGACGTTACGCAACTCCTCAGATCTGAATCCATCTCCGTTCTCCTTTCTATCTCCGACAAAACCGTTCACGAGAAGCTTCTCGTCCTTGAATTTTTCGTCCGTGCTTTCGCACTCGTTGGTGATCATGAG AGTTGCTTGGCCTTGAGGTACGAGGCTTTAGTTATGAGAGAAACGAAGTCCTCCAAATATCAATGGCTTCGAGTTACGCCTTTGGAATGGTTGCGCTTTGTGGAGGATGCGCTGAATAATGGTTTTCATTCTGTTGCAGagaag GCATGTGAAAATGCATTGTCATATCACGGGAATAATGATGTTCTAAAGCCTGGACCAGACGCATTTACTGAAAATCTGAATGCCATTAGCGAGATTACAAGGCTCAGAAACCGTGCAATGACATTGGTAGCTTCACGATCTG TTCAGGTGCAAGCAGAAGAGTACCTTAGAAGGAAAACAAGCGAGCAGAAAATGTCAGGTTTATcctacaaagaagaaagatgTCCGGCAAGCACTGCGTTCAGAAATGGAATTAAAAGACAGAATTTGCGAAGGTTGTACCAACACCAAAGTCTTCTGAAGATCAATGATGAATTAGATGGATCACATCTAAATTTGAG